One window of Akkermansia biwaensis genomic DNA carries:
- the prfA gene encoding peptide chain release factor 1 has protein sequence MDYTPLIEKRRQRLEELETVIAEPDFFSDQKKASEIMREHRRLKELLETWDELNGTEQQLADNQELAKTDDPELAELAALEIPELEARLEKLRSDVQYSLLPRDTTEDRDAIIEIRAGTGGDEASLFAGDLLRMYQRFAEERGWRFEHMESSPSDVGGFKEVVCRIAGDEVFRYLKYEGGVHRVQRVPATETQGRIHTSTATVAVMPEAEEVDIEIRPEDLRIEVCRSGGAGGQHVNKTESAVQIWHIPTGVYVRCEEERSQMKNREKGMKILRAKLFEAKKREEAEKYSAARRSLIGSGGREEKIRTYNFPQNRLTDHRIGYTSHNLDGILMGQMEDLIMALQHEEMQERLAEAGMS, from the coding sequence ATGGATTACACGCCTCTCATTGAAAAACGCCGCCAGCGCCTGGAAGAATTGGAAACGGTCATTGCAGAACCGGATTTTTTCAGCGACCAGAAAAAAGCGTCGGAGATCATGAGGGAACACCGGCGCCTGAAGGAACTGCTGGAAACCTGGGACGAGCTGAACGGCACGGAACAGCAATTGGCGGACAACCAGGAACTGGCGAAGACAGATGATCCGGAACTGGCGGAGCTTGCAGCCCTGGAGATTCCCGAGCTGGAAGCCAGGCTGGAAAAATTGCGCAGCGACGTTCAATACAGCCTGCTGCCCCGGGACACCACGGAAGACCGCGACGCCATCATTGAAATCCGCGCCGGCACGGGCGGCGATGAAGCTTCCCTGTTCGCGGGCGACCTGCTCCGGATGTACCAGCGTTTTGCGGAAGAACGCGGCTGGCGCTTTGAACACATGGAAAGCAGCCCGTCCGACGTAGGCGGCTTCAAGGAAGTCGTCTGCCGCATTGCCGGGGACGAGGTGTTCCGCTACCTGAAGTACGAAGGGGGCGTCCACCGGGTCCAGCGCGTGCCCGCTACGGAAACGCAGGGACGCATCCACACCTCCACCGCCACCGTGGCCGTCATGCCGGAGGCGGAAGAAGTGGACATAGAAATTCGCCCGGAGGACCTCCGCATTGAAGTATGCCGCTCCGGCGGCGCAGGCGGACAGCACGTGAACAAGACGGAATCCGCGGTGCAGATCTGGCACATCCCCACGGGCGTCTATGTCCGGTGCGAAGAAGAGCGCAGCCAGATGAAAAACCGCGAAAAGGGCATGAAAATCCTGCGAGCCAAGCTGTTTGAAGCCAAAAAGCGCGAGGAGGCGGAAAAGTACTCTGCCGCGCGGCGCAGCCTGATCGGTTCCGGAGGCCGTGAAGAAAAAATCAGAACGTACAATTTCCCGCAGAATCGCCTGACGGACCACCGCATCGGCTACACGTCCCACAATCTGGACGGCATCCTGATGGGCCAGATGGAGGATCTGATCATGGCCCTGCAGCATGAAGAAATGCAGGAACGCCTGGCGGAAGCCGGCATGTCCTAA
- a CDS encoding alanine/glycine:cation symporter family protein — MLTSRLSAFSSFLWGWPLLILLLGTHLYLTVILRFPQRYLLKALKLYFVKDHTDKGDISPFSSLMVALAANIGAGNIIGVGVAIAAGGPGAIFWCWLTGVLGMATRYSEGLLAIKYRVENKDGNMSGGPMFVLERGMKCKWLGVLFAVFTAIAAFGIGNLTQGNAAAEQLYHAFSIPAWGTATVLTALTALVMLGGIRGIARVCAFFVPVMAVLYILGCMYILIVQADYILPAIRYILDCAFTGEAAAGGVVGAAVMTAMRTGVARGLFSNEAGLGSAAIASAAAQNRNPVRQALISSSGPFWDTVVICALTGIVLTTSIIAHPDISCSDGSRLTTLAFSKIPYMGSPLLTLSLVTFVVSTILGWSYFGEKALEYLGGLKLVTPYRVIWVAAVFTGCISKIDLVWVFADCANGLMALPNLISLIALSGVLVQQTRYYLWQHRLDEYDESHVPEGK; from the coding sequence ATGCTCACCTCCCGGCTGTCCGCCTTCAGTTCCTTTCTGTGGGGATGGCCCCTGCTCATTCTGCTGCTGGGCACGCATCTGTACCTGACCGTCATTCTGCGTTTTCCGCAGCGCTACCTGCTCAAGGCCCTGAAACTGTACTTTGTGAAGGACCACACGGACAAGGGGGACATTTCCCCGTTCAGCTCCCTGATGGTGGCCCTGGCGGCCAACATCGGCGCGGGGAACATCATCGGTGTGGGAGTGGCCATTGCCGCTGGGGGACCCGGCGCCATCTTCTGGTGCTGGCTGACGGGGGTTCTGGGCATGGCCACGCGCTACTCGGAAGGGCTGCTTGCCATCAAGTACCGTGTGGAAAACAAGGACGGCAACATGAGCGGCGGCCCGATGTTCGTGCTGGAACGCGGCATGAAATGCAAATGGCTGGGCGTACTCTTCGCCGTTTTCACGGCCATTGCCGCCTTTGGCATCGGCAACCTGACTCAGGGAAACGCGGCCGCGGAACAGCTTTATCACGCCTTCTCCATTCCTGCTTGGGGAACGGCCACGGTGCTGACGGCCCTGACGGCCCTGGTCATGCTGGGCGGCATCCGGGGGATCGCCCGTGTATGCGCCTTTTTCGTTCCGGTCATGGCAGTCCTGTATATTCTTGGATGCATGTACATTCTGATCGTCCAGGCGGACTACATTCTTCCCGCCATCCGGTACATTCTGGACTGCGCCTTCACGGGAGAAGCCGCCGCGGGCGGCGTCGTGGGAGCCGCCGTCATGACTGCCATGAGGACCGGCGTGGCCCGGGGCCTGTTTTCCAATGAGGCCGGACTGGGTTCCGCCGCCATAGCCTCCGCTGCGGCCCAAAACCGCAACCCCGTCCGGCAGGCGCTCATTTCCTCCAGCGGCCCCTTCTGGGATACGGTGGTCATCTGCGCCCTGACGGGCATCGTGCTCACCACCAGCATCATCGCCCATCCGGACATTTCATGCAGCGACGGCTCCCGCCTCACCACGCTGGCATTCAGCAAAATCCCCTACATGGGCTCTCCCCTGCTGACACTCAGCCTGGTTACCTTCGTCGTATCCACCATTCTCGGCTGGTCCTACTTTGGAGAAAAAGCCCTGGAATACCTGGGTGGCCTGAAACTGGTCACACCCTACCGCGTCATCTGGGTGGCGGCCGTCTTTACGGGCTGCATCTCAAAAATAGACCTGGTCTGGGTCTTTGCGGATTGTGCCAACGGCCTGATGGCCCTGCCCAACCTCATTTCCCTGATTGCCCTTTCCGGCGTGCTGGTCCAGCAAACCCGGTATTACCTCTGGCAGCACAGGCTGGACGAATATGACGAATCCCACGTTCCGGAAGGCAAATAG